AAATATCTCTGTGGCCCAGTACTGCCGCCTGGCAAACTGGCTGTCAGAAAATGCGCCCCAGAAGGAGAGCTAAACCATGATCAATTCGCCCCGCGTCTGTGTCCAGGTTCAAAGCGTCTACATTGAGTCCCAGTCCTCACCGGACGATGAACGCTATGTTTTTGCTTATACGGTCACGATTCGTAATCTGGGGCGAGGATCGGTGCAGCTGCTTGGGCGATACTGGTTGATTACTAACGGCCACGGTCGTGAAACCGAGGTTCAGGGCGAAGGTGTGATCGGCGTTCAGCCGCACATTGCCCCGGGCAACGAATATCAGTACACCAGCGGTGCCGTGCTGGAAACGCCACTCGGCACCATGCAGGGTCACTATGACATGATCGACGCTGACGGTAACCCGTTCAGCATTGATATTCCCGTTTTCCGTCTGGCCGTGCCAGCTCTCATCCATTGATAAAATGAGCACATACCTTATTGGCGACGTTCACGGCTGCTACGATGAACTGATCGCGTTATTAAAGCAGGTGGAATTTACTCCCGGACAAGACACTCTGTGGCTGACCGGCGATCTGGTGGCCCGTGGCCCCGCATCGCTCGAGGTCCTGCGCTACGTAAAGTCTCTCGGCGATAGCTTGCGGATGGTGCTTGGCAATCACGACTTGCATCTGCTGGCGGTTTTCGCCGGGATCAGCCGTAATAAGCCGAAGGACCGACTTACGCCGCTGCTGGAAGCGCCGGATGCTGACGAGCTGCTGAACTGGCTGCGTCGTCAGCCACTGTTGCAGGTGGATAAAGAGAAGAAGCTGGTGATGGCCCACGCCGGTATCACGCCACAATGGGATCTGGAGACGGCAGAACTCTGCGCCCACGACGTCGAGGCAGTCCTGTGCAGCGATTCCTATCCATTCTTCCTGGATGCCATGTATGGCGATTTGCCGAATCATTGGTCGCCGGAATTGTCAGGCCTGGCGCGTCTGCGTTTCATCACCAATGCCTTTACCCGCATGCGTTACTGCTTCCCGAACGGACAGCTCGATATGTACACCAAAGAGTCGCCGGAAAACGCGCCAGCACCGCTGAAGCCGTGGTTTGCTATTCCTGGCCCCGTTACTGAAGAGTACAGCGTCATTTTCGGTCACTGGGCTTCGCTGGAAGGCAAAGGTACGCCAGAAGGTATTTACGGGCTAGACACCGGATGCTGCTGGGGTGGGGATTTAACGTGTCTGCGCTGGGAAGATAAGCAGGTCTTTGTGCAGCCGTCTAATCGTAAACCCCATTTAGATGAAGGTGATGCAGCTATCGCCTCTTAGTCAGTGCCTTAATAAATAATTCACACCTCCCTCATGGCTCCCTTTAATTACATGAGGGAACGTGTCTTTCTTTCCCGGTTAACATCACTCCCCTCTTTCCTCTCTCTGTTACTCTTCAATCCTATCATTTCCGCTATAACCATCAGCAAATACAACAGACGTCTATGTTTAGCATTCAAGCAACCTTACGGCACAGACTCGTTCGAATTCGCTCGCATGAATATTTCATGCATTTGCTTCACCAGCGTGGAAAAAAATTGATTATTCAATGCTGATTTATTGTAAACCATATAGACCGGTTGGGAGGGCAAAGTGAAATCAATGTCCAACTTTTGAATATTAAATGAGTTTTTCATTTTTTCATAAAAGCGTTCAGGCACGAAAGCAAGCATATCAGATGATTCGACCATTGATATATTTGTCAGTAATGAAGGGCTAATAAATCGACATATTCTGTCCTCCCTCATCATCGAATTCACTTTAAGCCGGTTAGACAACAGACTCGCACTTTCCGAATCAAGATATATATAAGTTTCATCATGTAGTTGTTCTATTGTTAAACTCCCATTGAGGCGCGGATGCGGCTGACGACAAATAATCACCGGAGCTTCACTGGAAATTTGTTGGCTTATACGAGAATGACTAACATGAGCATGTGTATCAAAAATGATATCTGCTTTACGGAAAATAAGAGATTCTTCGATTTCAGTAATCGAGTTGTGACTTATAGTGTGAACGATTTCGCATTCTGGTGATATTTCGTCTAAAACCTGACGCATCACGTTCAGCGTAAACATAGAGATATACGCCGCGCAATGCACCACAAGGCGAGTTGGCAAAGAATCAAATGAAATATTCTGTAGCTTTGCGATTAAGTTGTCATATGAATCTTCGAGACCCTCGTGGATGCCTATCGCTACTGTAGTTGGAGCCAGCGCCTTACCTTCCCTGATAAATAACGCATCATTAAAATGAAGACGCAAACGCCCCAGAGCCTGGCTAACAGCAGAGGGTGTAATGCCGAGAGCATCAGCGGCTTTGGTCCCGCTACGATGAATGAAAACAGCCTCAAACGTGGTTAAAAGATTGAGATCAAAGTTCTTCACCAGTTTAAAACGGTCGGTGAGTTTGTTTTCTTTCATGCTTTCCAGCCCTCTGACCTCGGTCGAAACACTAAGATTGCTATTCTCTATATCAATCATAGTCGAGATACTCAATTTTGGACTCCTTAAGGTAGTATTATTTATACATTTCATTGAGAAACAAATAAAAAAGGATGGGAATAACAGTCAATAATAATCATGAATATACAATGAAATTAACTCATCAAACAAACTGACTAGCCGTAATATTATATCTTAAGTCATTGAAAATTAAATCCACCAATCATCCTCCAAAATAAAAAAACATACAAACTCATCACTATTCATTGAGATAGGCCCACCATTAACATAACTGAATAGTATATTAAGGTAATGGTGTGGTGATTTATAACTCAACTATGAATAATGCGCTCCAACGATAAGGGGTGCCGGCTTATATGCTCTCTTTATCATCCCTCACTAGCTCTTGTTACTGTTAAAAGAGTGTTTTGCTAAAATTTTTCAATAAAGGAATACTGATGAAAATGGATTCATTTTTCAAAATGAGCGTGCTGGCAGCCGGCATGGTTGCAGCAATGGGCGCAAATGCTGGTGATACCGGTACTCTGAATGTAACAGGTAGCATTATTGCAACTTCTTGTGTTGTTGATGCAAGCAGCACCGCTGAAGTGCCAATGGGTAGCCTTTCTGCAACCGATTTCGCTGATGTGGGTGCCGTTTCTGAGAAGAAAGACATCACTCTTAATCTGACTAGCTGCCCAGTTTCTCAGACCGGCGTAATGTTCACCGCTAACGGTGCATCTGATGCCGTTAACAACCAACTGCTGGCACTGTCTGCTGATTCAGAAGCCTCTGGCCTGGGTATTGCGATTTATAACAAAGGCGGCGCATTGATCCCAATGCATGCAGCTTCTGCAGCGGCTCCAATCAATGCTGAAACAGGTGTTGCAACCATTAATCTGGAAGCGGCTGCAATGTCTACCGCTCAATCAGTTACCGGTGGTGCATTCAACGCAACAACGACTTTTGTTCTGTCTTATAACTAATATTTCCGAATTATTGACCTGCTGCTCAAAGCAACACGTTAATAATATTTGGTAAAAAGGATTAAACCGCTCATGAATATGAAAAAATTAAGTGCTGCTGTAGTTGTTATGTTGGGTCTGGGTGTTTCTGCAGCTCAAGCAGAAGATGGGTCCCTGAACTTCACCGGTGATGTGAGTTCAAGTTCTTGTTCTGTTGCTGCAAGCAGCACAGCTCTGACTGTTAACTTTGATGGTTACGCTGCAACATCA
This DNA window, taken from Scandinavium goeteborgense, encodes the following:
- a CDS encoding fimbrial protein, translated to MKMDSFFKMSVLAAGMVAAMGANAGDTGTLNVTGSIIATSCVVDASSTAEVPMGSLSATDFADVGAVSEKKDITLNLTSCPVSQTGVMFTANGASDAVNNQLLALSADSEASGLGIAIYNKGGALIPMHAASAAAPINAETGVATINLEAAAMSTAQSVTGGAFNATTTFVLSYN
- the apaG gene encoding Co2+/Mg2+ efflux protein ApaG, which encodes MINSPRVCVQVQSVYIESQSSPDDERYVFAYTVTIRNLGRGSVQLLGRYWLITNGHGRETEVQGEGVIGVQPHIAPGNEYQYTSGAVLETPLGTMQGHYDMIDADGNPFSIDIPVFRLAVPALIH
- the apaH gene encoding bis(5'-nucleosyl)-tetraphosphatase (symmetrical) ApaH; amino-acid sequence: MSTYLIGDVHGCYDELIALLKQVEFTPGQDTLWLTGDLVARGPASLEVLRYVKSLGDSLRMVLGNHDLHLLAVFAGISRNKPKDRLTPLLEAPDADELLNWLRRQPLLQVDKEKKLVMAHAGITPQWDLETAELCAHDVEAVLCSDSYPFFLDAMYGDLPNHWSPELSGLARLRFITNAFTRMRYCFPNGQLDMYTKESPENAPAPLKPWFAIPGPVTEEYSVIFGHWASLEGKGTPEGIYGLDTGCCWGGDLTCLRWEDKQVFVQPSNRKPHLDEGDAAIAS
- a CDS encoding LysR family transcriptional regulator; translation: MSISTMIDIENSNLSVSTEVRGLESMKENKLTDRFKLVKNFDLNLLTTFEAVFIHRSGTKAADALGITPSAVSQALGRLRLHFNDALFIREGKALAPTTVAIGIHEGLEDSYDNLIAKLQNISFDSLPTRLVVHCAAYISMFTLNVMRQVLDEISPECEIVHTISHNSITEIEESLIFRKADIIFDTHAHVSHSRISQQISSEAPVIICRQPHPRLNGSLTIEQLHDETYIYLDSESASLLSNRLKVNSMMREDRICRFISPSLLTNISMVESSDMLAFVPERFYEKMKNSFNIQKLDIDFTLPSQPVYMVYNKSALNNQFFSTLVKQMHEIFMRANSNESVP